A stretch of the Medicago truncatula cultivar Jemalong A17 chromosome 5, MtrunA17r5.0-ANR, whole genome shotgun sequence genome encodes the following:
- the LOC112422137 gene encoding ATP-dependent DNA helicase PIF1-like: MRILLTVELYYMRILLTVKKGCMRYRCIKTINGHTYDTFQEARSALGLLDGDREFIDGITENGELGSGHQLRWLFVHLLTTRTMTSPDIVWDAAWQLLSDDILFERRKRLNILGKRTSLTDFKSMLRPNAADMPTLTNKLIIDELNYNKVELEKTHADMLLMLTDEQRCVHDKIMESVGSDDSGFFFLYGYGGTGKTFIWKRLSAAVRSKGLIVLNVVSDGIAAFLLPGGRTAHSTPTVPIEINEASSLTMEKDSPRANLMRAAKLIIWDEAPMMHRWCFEAVDRSLRDIMSKNDPLNALKPFGGMTVVLGGDFRQILHVVRGGTRPDIVDASVNSSKIWAYCNVLRLTVNMRLGASSVHAEQVEIANFGKWILSIGDGNDASDDNGEIKVETPEDLLISDPTNPLMSLIDFVYPDLNDNLGDQLFFQERGILAPTLDSAEHVNEFMMSLIPSEEKEYLSSDSICRSGENYDVQSEWFTLEFLNGIKSSGIPNHRLKLKVGCPVMLMRNIDQANGLCNGTRLTVTHLGKSTIVATVITGKRADTRKVLDVLNTDIVK; encoded by the exons ATGAGGATACTATTGACTGTTGAGTTGTACTACATGAGGATACTATTGACCGTTAAGAAGGGCTGCATGAGATATAGATGCATAAAAACGATTAATGGACATACCTATGACACGTTCCAGGAAGCACGCTCTGCTTTAGGATTACTTGATGGCGACAGAGAGTTTATAGATGGTATCACGGAAAATGGTGAGTTAGGTTCGGGCCATCAATTGCGTTGGTTGTTTGTGCATCTCTTAACCACTAGGACAATGACGAGCCCTGATATAGTATGGGATGCGGCATGGCAGTTACTGTCCGATGATATCTTATTTGAACGTAGGAAGCGTCTGAATATTCTAG GAAAACGGACGTCGCTTACTGACTTCAAATCTATGCTCAGGCCAAACGCAGCAGACATGCCAACTTTAACAAACAAGCTTATCATTGATGAGCTAAATTACAACAAAGTTGAACTGGAAAAGACACACGCTGATATGTTACTGATGCTGACTGATGAACAAAGATGTGTGCATGACAAGATCATGGAGTCTGTTGGTTCTGATGACagtggtttctttttcttatatggttACGGTGGTACTGGAAAAACCTTTATATGGAAAAGATTGTCGGCTGCTGTTAGATCGAAGGggttaattgtattgaatgTTGTATCCGATGGTATAGCGGCTTTTCTATTACCAGGTGGAAGAACCGCGCACTCCACGCCGACAGTCCCTATTGAGATTAATGAGGCGTCATCGCTTACGATGGAAAAGGATAGTCCTAGGGCAAACCTGATGCGTGCtgcaaagttgataatttgggATGAGGCTCCAATGATGCACCGATGGTGTTTTGAGGCAGTTGACCGATCATTGCGTGATATCATGTCCAAGAATGATCCCCTAAACGCGCTTAAACCTTTTGGTGGAATGACAgtagttttaggtggtgattttAGGCAGATATTGCATGTTGTCCGAGGAGGAACAAGGCCGGATATTGTTGATGCCTCGGTCAATTCATCAAAGATATGGGCTTATTGTAATGTGTTGAGGCTTACCGTTAATATGAGATTGGGTGCATCTTCGGTACATGCAGAGCAGGTAGAAATTGCTAATTTTGGCAAGTGGATACTCTCAATTGGAGACGGCAACGATGCTTCGGATGACAATGGTGAAATAAAGGTAGAAACTCCTGAAGATTTGCTGATATCGGACCCAACAAATCCGTTGATGTCACTTATAGACTTTGTGTATCCCGATCTGAATGATAACCTTGGTGACCAACtatttttccaagaaagggGAATACTCGCACCAACGCTTGATTCAGCTGAGCATGTTAACGAATTTATGATGTCGCTGATTCCAagtgaagagaaagagtatttaagcTCTGATTCTATTTGTAGATCGGGTGAAAATTATGATGTCCAAAGCGAGTGGTTCACACTGGaatttcttaatggtattaagagctctGGAATTCCAAATCACAGGTTGAAACTAAAGGTGGGATGTCCAGTTATGCTGATGAGAAACATCGATCAGGCTAATGGACTGTGTAATGGTACTAGGCTGACAGTTACACATCTAGGGAAGAGCACGATAGTTGCTACCGTAATTACAGGAAAAAGGGCAGATACTAGG aAAGTTTTGGATGTACTGAACACAGACATTGTGAAATAG